The Bacteroidales bacterium DNA segment CCACCGAATAATCCGGCAAAAACATAAATTATTAAATTATGTATAGAACTGGAGAAAAACCTGGAAAAGGTAGATATCAATGTACAAAATGTGGCCATATTATCCGATTGGATGATGATTCAGACACATTACCTCCATGTCCGGTATGTGAGAATACAACATGGAATAAATTGAGTTAATTAATAAAAAAATAATATAAAATATGAATTTTAGAGTAACAGAAGTTATTGACGGAGAATCATTTGAGGTTAGTCCCAATTGGAGTTTTAATAGTGAAAATGGCTCTACAGTTAGAGCCAATGGCTATAATACGCCTGAAGAAGGTCAACCTGGATATATAGAAGCTAGGGAAAAACTGAGAAATCTTATTGAAGGTAATACAGTTGAATTAAGAAATAAAATTAAACTCACATATGGGCGCTTATTATGTGATGTTTATTTTAATGGTAAGAATCTAAAAAGTTATTTCAGAGAATATCAGTAAGGTTCGTTAGTTTTGACAATTAGAAAAGGCTAGCTATTTTAGTTAGCCTTTTTCGTATAAAATGATCTTCCTTTCTATTTGATTATTTTTTTTTAATTTGATATAGACTTAAAACATAAAATGGATCAATATCAATACATTTATCTTATTATTAAAATTTTGTTAGTTTGTTTTGTTAACAAAATATATCAGTAAGCTTTCTTTACATTTATAAGAACTTTTTTCACATAAATGAATATATTTTGATTTTTCTGTTGATTTCTGGTATCTTTGGAATTAATCCCTTATAAATAAATGCTATACTATGAAATCGAAAAAATTTTTAAAGGGAAAAATAATCACGCTTTTATGTTTATTTGTCTTTTTATTGTTTCACCTTAAATCTAATTCTCAAGAATGTCCATTGAATTTTGATTATTCATTTCCTGTTTTTTCTCTTATTCATGTGGAAAATGGCAAGCTGGTTGAATATAATTCTTTTGATACTACTTATCACTATATTCATCATAAATATTGGGAATACCGTGATAGAAAATCAGAAATGAATGGTATTCAAAAAATTCATTGTCAAACCAAATTAATTAAACTTCTTGATGATTTCAGGGAGAAATATCAATCATATTTTCCAAATCAGAATGATACAATTATATCTCCAAAAATAGGTATGGTAGAACTTGGTTTAACGATATTAAGAATAGAGTCCTTTTGTGATAGAGGATATTCAAAAATAATGATTGATAATAGAGGTGCTATAAAAGATTTTACAGAAGTTTTAAAAATTATAAAAAAAGAAAAACATCAGGGATGGGAAGGATGTGATGAAAGCACAATATATAAAATTAGAGGATTGCTTTATCATGAAATAGGCAATAACAAAGCTGCCGTCAAACCCATAATAACCATAAGCGTGTAGCGCTTAATGCCTGTTTTATCAAAAAAGCCCCCTATCCAGGGCAAGGTTAAAGCGCTTCCTATAGTAGCAACAGCATAAATGGATCCAAATTCTGCATTGCTGATACTGAGAAACTCTTCAATGGAAGGTACATATAGAGAAAGCAAGAAAGTCTGACCAAAACTTGAAAAAAAAGTTAACACCAGACCAAAAGCCAATAAACTAAAGTTGTTTTTAAAAAATGTCCTGACTCTGCTATTCAATGAAAATATATTTTTATGATACGTAAGTCCATTGTTATTCCGGCTTGATATAAAACCGTCACAAAGTATGTGAAATTAGGCATGCGAAAATATTAAAATTATCAGAAGGAACAGAATTATTCTCGATTAATTCGGGTTAGATCACATTTGCAAGATTAAAAAGCTTACAAGAATAGTAAATAGAACGGTAAAACTTCTTTTCGACTGGAACGATGTAATTTATTCAAATCCTCTTCGGTAATTTCTGCAGGCCAACTACCCCCATTCTGTCTGTTTACTCTTTAAAGGTTAAACATTCTTAACCTTTCACCGATTAGGACAATTGATTAGTATATCCCCGCCGGCGAATGATCTTTAGGTGGGTGGTATTACAATCCAAATTCATTCTGTATCTCTTCCAGTGATTTTCCTTTTGTTTCAGGGAAAAACTTGTATACAACAACAAATTGTATTACCATAATTACAGTGAAAATCAAGAAAGCCAAACCTGTTGAAGTGGTATTCCCTATTTCTGCAAAAACCGGGAATATCCAGGAAACAATAGCAGCACCTATCCAGTGGGTAAAACTTCCAAGCGCCTGCCCTTTTGCACGAACTCTATTAGGAAATATTTCAGAAATATAAACCCAGATAACTGTCCCCTGAGAAAGAGCAAAAAAAGCAATGAAACCGATCAGCCCAATTAAGACAATAGATCCGGGTTCTGAAGCTACCATAAAATCAAGGGAAACCATCAACAGAGTAATTGTTAACCCTGCTGCACCCAGCAGCAATAATTTTTTCCGGCCGAACCTGTCAATGATATTAATGGCTATAATTGTAAATATCATGTTTGTAAGACCAATGGCAACCGATTGCAATAGTGCTGATTCTCTGGCCACTCCAGCAACTTCAAAAATTCTGGGGGCATAATACATAATAGCATTAATACCGGAAAACTGGTTGAAGAATGCGATAAGGATGGCCAGCATGATTGGAAACTTCAATTTTTTTGTAAACAACCTGGTTGTATGGATATGTTGATCAGCATAAATGGAATCTTCAATGATTTTAACCTGCTCATCAAGATTTTTAACATTAAAATGTTTTAGGATCTCTCTGGCTTTGTCCGATTTATTTTTCAGGATCAACCAGCGTGGAGTAGCTGGTACACCAAACAGGAACGTGAAGAATAGAATTGCCGGTACAGCTTCTACTCCAAACATCCATCTCCAGGCATCTTGTTCAACCAGTAAAGAAATGATATAATTTGAAACATAAGCCAACAGGATACCAATTACAATATTGAGCTGGAACATGGCTACGAGCTTACCCCGCTTTTCTGCAGGGGCTATTTCTGCAATGTACATAGGACCAATAACAGAGGAAGCTCCTACCCCAATTCCTCCAAGGAATCTATAAATCATAAAAGGAATCCATAAATTGGATAATGCACTGCCTAAAGCTGAAATAAAATATAAAGAAGCAACGAGTAACAAAGCATTTTTACGACCCAATTTGTCGGCTGGTTTCCCCGCCGATAATGAGCCAATAACCGTTCCAATAAGAGCTATGGAGACAGTGAAACCATGCCAAAACCCGTTTAAACTCCAAAATTCCTGGATTGATTTTTCTGCTCCTGAGATTACTGCTGTATCAAAACCAAATAGAAAACCGCCAAGGGCCGCAATATAAGCGCTTCTTAA contains these protein-coding regions:
- a CDS encoding sugar porter family MFS transporter, which encodes MSKASKLLLRSAYIAALGGFLFGFDTAVISGAEKSIQEFWSLNGFWHGFTVSIALIGTVIGSLSAGKPADKLGRKNALLLVASLYFISALGSALSNLWIPFMIYRFLGGIGVGASSVIGPMYIAEIAPAEKRGKLVAMFQLNIVIGILLAYVSNYIISLLVEQDAWRWMFGVEAVPAILFFTFLFGVPATPRWLILKNKSDKAREILKHFNVKNLDEQVKIIEDSIYADQHIHTTRLFTKKLKFPIMLAILIAFFNQFSGINAIMYYAPRIFEVAGVARESALLQSVAIGLTNMIFTIIAINIIDRFGRKKLLLLGAAGLTITLLMVSLDFMVASEPGSIVLIGLIGFIAFFALSQGTVIWVYISEIFPNRVRAKGQALGSFTHWIGAAIVSWIFPVFAEIGNTTSTGLAFLIFTVIMVIQFVVVYKFFPETKGKSLEEIQNEFGL